A single genomic interval of Ischnura elegans chromosome 3, ioIscEleg1.1, whole genome shotgun sequence harbors:
- the LOC124156018 gene encoding probable phospholipid-transporting ATPase IIB isoform X3 translates to MEKDDEMLVMDNGEGNEDDKLCQWIWRKCRRQRELKARNIIIGQVSPEKFPPNVIRNQKYNVITFLPLVLFQQFKFFLNLYFLIMATSQFIPDIRIGYLYTYWGPLSFVLAVTIFREAVDDYRRYRRDREVNCQLYRRLARAGSVGGSSGSGTAVASLAVPAARLRVGDLVVVEKGQRVPADLVLLRTTERSGACFVRTDQLDGETDWKLRLAVPATQKLASDADVFSLGGQVYAERPQKDIHGFVGTFTRSDGGGGEESLDVENTLWANCVVASGSALGVVVYTGSETRSVMNNSQPRSKVGLLDMEINQLTKVLFCAVIGLTLVMMCLKGFSGPWYRYMFRFILLFSYIIPISLRVNLDMGKAFYSWSIQRDPEIAGTVVRSTTIPEELGRISYLLTDKTGTLTQNQMILKKLHLGTVSYGAETFDEVAAHLKTAHSQTQTLQTPEGGGATTPSPLRLTTGSTTPASISISSAATSAKLRRSEVTRVQEAVKAVALCHNVTPVYEGHSGSMGDGESTEESHETEADQHSRQNVVYQASSPDEVALVKWTEEVGLALVRRDLVSMHLRTPTGAVLSYTILQIFPFTSETKRMGVIVKEEQSGEIVFYLKGADVVMSGIVQYNDWLEEECDNMAREGFRTLVVAKKSLTEEQYLDFETRYNAARMSVSDRGVRVAAVVESLEREMELLCVTGVEDRLQEGVRPTLEVLRNAGIKIWMLTGDKLETATCIAKSSRLVSRTQGMHIFRPVTTRTDAHLELNAFRKKQDCALVITGDSLEVCLRYYEQELMELACASPGVVCCRCSPTQKAQVARLVRARAHGGGWSPGGGGVSVSGANGEGGVSSGGGSRSGGGRWRGAVAAVGDGGNDVSMIQAADAGIGIAGSEGRQASLAADFSVTQFRYLARLMLVHGRRSYKRSASLGQFVIHRGLVISTMQAVFSSVFYFSSVALYQGFLMVGYATLYTMFPVFSLVLDKDVSGKIALTYPELYKELSKGRSLSFKTFFMWVLISIYQGGVIMYGALVLFEDEFIHIVAISFSSLVLTELIMVALNVRTWHHLMVLAELLSLGLYVLSLVLLKDYFDAEFIQTTDFLWKVLVITLVSCLPLYILKFLRKKFSPPSYSKLS, encoded by the exons AGTTTTGTCCTTGCTGTTACAATATTCCGAGAGGCTGTTGATGATTATCGAAGATATAGAAGAGATCGAGAAGTCAACTGCCAGTTATATCGTAGACTTGCTCGCGCTGGTTCAGTTGGTGGGAGCAGTGGAAGTGGAACTGCTGTGGCTTCTCTTGCTGTACCTGCAGCAAGACTTCGGGTGGGGGATCTTGTTGTTGTAGAGAAAGGCCAGCGTGTGCCTGCTGACCTTGTTCTATTGCGTACCACGGAGAGGTCTGGGGCATGCTTTGTTCGAACTGATCAATTAGATGGAGAGACTGACTGGAAACTTAGACTGGCTGTACCAGCCACACAAAAATTGGCATCAGATGCTGATGTCTTCTCCCTTGGTGGCCAAGTGTATGCCGAGCGTCCCCAGAAGGACATCCATGGTTTTGTTGGGACATTTACAAGG AGTGACGGAGGTGGTGGGGAAGAGTCGTTGGATGTTGAAAATACCTTGTGGGCCAATTGTGTGGTAGCATCTGGATCTGCACTTGGGGTTGTTGTTTACACTGGTTCTGAGACCCGATCAGTCATGAATAATTCACAGCCTCGCAGTAAAGTTGGTCTCCTGGACATGGAAATTAATCAGTTGACTAAG GTCTTGTTTTGTGCAGTAATTGGATTAACTCTGGTTATGATGTGTCTCAAAGGTTTCAGTGGTCCTTGGTATAGATATATGTTCAGATTTATTCTGCTATTTTCATACATCATTCCTATTAG TTTACGGGTGAATTTGGACATGGGAAAGGCTTTCTATTCCTGGAGTATACAGAGGGATCCTGAAATAGCTGGTACAGTTGTACGATCAACAACAATTCCTGAAGAATTAGGTCGAATATCTTATTTATTAACTGATAAGACAGGCACACTTACTCAGAATCAAATGATCTTGAAGAAGCTCCACCTAGGAACCGTTTCATATGGTGCTGAAACTTTCGATGAG GTGGCTGCCCATCTCAAAACAGCTCATTCCCAAACCCAAACCCTACAGACACCTGAAGGTGGTGGGGCAACCACACCATCCCCTCTTCGACTGACAACTGGAAGTACAACACCAGCGTCTATATCCATCAGCTCAGCAGCCACATCTGCCAAGTTGCGGCGATCTGAAGTTACTCGTGTCCAG GAAGCTGTTAAAGCAGTGGCATTATGTCATAATGTGACCCCAGTGTATGAAGGTCACAGTGGAAGTATGGGAGATGGGGAATCCACGGAAGAAAGTCATGAAACTGAGGCTGATCAACATTCAAGGCAGAACGTGGTGTACCAGGCATCAAGTCCAGATGAG gtTGCATTGGTTAAGTGGACAGAAGAGGTTGGTCTAGCCTTGGTTCGACGGGATTTGGTGAGCATGCATCTTAGGACTCCAACAGGGGCTGTGTTGTCCTATactattttacaaatttttccatTTACTTCAGAGACAAAGCGAATGGGAGTTATTGTCAAG GAGGAGCAAAGTGGAGAAATAGTTTTTTACCTTAAGGGTGCTGATGTTGTCATGTCAGGAATTGTGCAGTATAATGACTGGCTTGAAGAAGAATGTGATAATATGGCACGAGAAGGATTCAGAACCCTTGTTGTTGCCAAGAAGTCCCTTACAGAAGAGCAGTATTTGGACTTTGAA ACTCGCTACAATGCTGCAAGAATGAGCGTTTCAGATAGGGGTGTTAGAGTTGCAGCTGTTGTTGAAAGCTTGGAGCGAGAGATGGAACTTCTTTGTGTTACTGGTGTTGAAGATCGACTACAGGAAGGAGTGCGTCCTACACTTGAGGTTCTAAGGAATGCTGGGATAAAG atttgGATGCTGACAGGTGATAAATTGGAAACTGCCACTTGCATTGCAAAAAGCTCTCGCTTGGTCTCCAGAACACAGGGGATGCATATATTCCGGCCTGTTACAACTCGCACAGATGCCCATTTGGAGCTGAACGCTTTTCGTAAAAAGCAAGACTGTGCTCTGGTTATCACTGGTGATTCTCTGGAG GTTTGCTTGAGGTACTACGAACAGGAGCTGATGGAGCTGGCATGTGCAAGCCCAGGTGTTGTCTGCTGCCGTTGCTCACCCACTCAGAAGGCCCAGGTGGCTAGGCTAGTGAGGGCACGTGCCCATGGTGGTGGCTGGTCTCCCGGAGGGGGTGGCGTAAGTGTATCTGGGGCAAATGGCGAAGGCGGAGTGAGCAGCGGCGGTGGCAGTCGAAGTGGTGGCGGTCGATGGAGAGGAGCCGTGGCTGCTGTTGGGGATGGAGGCAATGATGTCAGCATGATTCAAGCGGCAGATGCTGGCATTGGAATAGCTGGGTCTGAGGGACGCCAAGCATCCCTGGCTGCAGATTTTTCTGTGACCCAGTTTCGCTACTTGGCCCGTCTTATGTTGGTTCATGGTCGTCGTAGTTACAAACGTTCGGCATCCCTTGGCCAGTTTGTAATCCATAGGGGTCTAGTCATTTCCACCATGCAAGCAGTTTTTTCATCAGTCTTCTATTTTTCATCAGTTGCCCTGTATCAAGGTTTCCTTATGGTTGG TTACGCCACTCTATACACCATGTTTCCAGTTTTTTCGTTGGTCCTGGATAAGGATGTATCAGGGAAAATTGCACTCACTTACCCTGAACTCTATAAGGAATTAAGTAAAGGAAGATCTTTGTCTTTCAAAACATTCTTCATGTGGGTTCTAATTAGTATTTACCAAG GTGGTGTAATTATGTATGGTGCTTTAGTATTGTTTGAGGATGAGTTCATACATATTGTGGCAATAAGTTTTTCATCTCTTGTGCTAACTGAACTTATCATGGTTGCACTCAATGTGCGAACCTGGCATCATCTTATGGTTTTGGCTGAGCTTCTCAGTCTTGGATTATACGTCCTATCGCTAGTTCTTCTGAAAGACTATTTTG ATGCGGAGTTTATTCAAACAACTGATTTCTTGTGGAAGGTCTTGGTCATAACTCTGGTTAGCTGCCTAcctctgtacattttaaaattcctgagGAAAAAGTTCTCCCCTCCCAGTTATTCCAAACTTTCATGA